From one Triticum urartu cultivar G1812 chromosome 3, Tu2.1, whole genome shotgun sequence genomic stretch:
- the LOC125546378 gene encoding uncharacterized protein LOC125546378 has product MCPPTLSPPAPSSAPAPAPAGAAAAPCSGFASWFMPLPPPPAGGPVGVQLALLRRTSSFRCSSAAASPDPDSLPAGQGGSTSSGGFVPDSQPPSASPSQALVGPGLAAPAVASSRIQVPGEASLNCAVGRQLAFFHHAAGASSMPGLQPCAGREDEVTGDWRLVASRKGPRRPALAAPAFKPAPIPRWLLGRCCRCLFRGHRAEGCRDPIRCSRCLQNGHKSRGRQNLWKPLSSLDSLAVPPPPLPRPTAAVFGASRLGRGWEAPRPLLLPATPRTNMARPGGASLRPGDASLRPAEDFVVVPATPEMQLEAAVLSSNGAVAWLEGGRQDVSCRQVASELATALGARQADGEVVQHYPKQFFVRFMHQHHCAEALSRGDLPDAGYRIYVREWRLEAHADNEDQLHHVRLCLEGVPLHGWNNYIATFLIDRGCSLDYIEPRSLRKEDTKDMALWAWTADPSAIPKVKWLTLPARGHRRRGRRGLRHCVIIHLDLHEDHSKAGDDDDNPPPPEVHEFTWYRKFVDGTYTPRDRRPAQGCTERRPDRRQDDGDRDGRRGRDGGRAREGWGAKVRRSLSRNTRERHRDDGQDRTRDRSGGHRREGNAAVLAPLACPGSAAVLRGSGSGSGEPTRVLELLPVQLPAEQLARGRSPIRHASPRSSRLRSQDECTPPVSPPLSPTTVLPPSPASKRDETRSSLLLGATHSQPLLELCSPEAMVRPLPSPSRPPGFQSSPTPPLVCVGTMRRTPSPVHRRAAQDGVETLAPIFEERQLGILAPPASPRPSPPVARRKTLAGVKISNKGGLSLQRIKRAGAGVVAAPAAKVAEKLICRTMGITRDGEDVTEATLNDFTAKFKEQLAPEVIMAMREFFHLVDAAVNGVEDALLDHGGEGALELAQEGHLAQEVVGSQPATA; this is encoded by the coding sequence ATGTGCCCGCCCACGCTCTCCCCACCCGCGCCCTCGTCCGCGCCTGCGCCTGCGCCGGCGGGGGCGGCCGCAGCTCCCTGCTCCGGCTTCGCCTCCTGGTTTAtgcccctgccgccgccgcctgctgGCGGCCCTGTTGGCGTCCAGCTCGCGCTGCTTAGGAGAACTTCGTCCTTCCGGTGCTCATCTGCTGCAGCCTCGCCAGATCCAGATTCGCTGCCGGCAGGTCAGGGCGGATCTACCTCTTCAGGCGGCTTCGTCCCCGACTCGCAGCCGCCAAGTGCATCTCCGAGCCAGGCTTTGGTTGGGCCGGGGCTCGCCGCCCCTGCTGTGGCTTCCTCGCGCATTCAAGTCCCAGGCGAAGCCAGCCTTAATTGCGCTGTTGGGAGGCAGCTGGCCTTCTTCCACCATGCTGCTGGTGCGTCTTCAATGCCGGGGTTGCAGCCCTGCGCGGGGCGCGAGGATGAAGTGACCGGCGACTGGCGCCTCGTCGCATCGCGTAAAGGCCCGCGCCGCCCGGCTTTGGCCGCCCCGGCATTCAAGCCGGCGCCCATTCCCCGATGGCTCCTAGGCCGGTGTTGTCGGTGCCTCTTCCGCGGTCATCGTGCTGAGGGGTGCCGCGACCCAATTCGCTGCTCCCGCTGCCTACAAAATGGGCACAAATCGCGCGGCCGTCAAAACCTCTGGAAGCCTCTGAGCTCTCTTGACAGCCTAGccgtgcctccaccacctctcCCCCGCCCTACTGCTGCTGTCTTCGGGGCATCTCGCCTGGGTCGTGGCTGGGAAGCCCCTCGCCCGCTGCTGCTGCCTGCTACCCCTCGGACCAACATGGCGCGGCCTGGTGGCGCCTCGCTACGGCCTGGTGACGCTTCGCTACGGCCGGCGGAAGACTTCGTTGTTGTCCCAGCGACGCCTGAGATGCAGCTGGAAGCGGCCGTCCTCTCCTCCAACGGTGCGGTCGCTTGGCTCGAGGGTGGCCGGCAGGACGTCTCCTGCCGGCAGGTGGCCTCTGAGCTTGCAACGGCCCTGGGCGCGCGTCAGGCGGACGGCGAGGTGGTCCAGCACTATCCCAAGCAATTCTTTGTTCGGTTTATGCATCAGCACCACTGCGCCGAGGCTCTGTCCCGCGGTGATCTTCCCGACGCTGGCTACCGCATCTATGTGCGTGAGTGGAGGCTTGAAGCGCACGCCGACAACGAGGACCAGCTCCACCACGTCCGGCTCTGCTTGGAAGGCGTCCCGCTGCACGGCTGGAACAACTACATCGCCACCTTCCTCATCGACCGTGGCTGCTCTCTCGACTACATCGAGCCACGTTCCCTTCGCAAGGAGGACACGAAGGACATGGCGCTGTGGGCATGGACGGCCGATCCCAGTGCCATCCCCAAGGTCAAATGGCTAACGCTGCCGGCCCGTGGTCACCGCCGTCGGGGACGGCGCGGCCTTCGTCATTGCGTCATCATCCATCTGGACCTCCACGAGGACCACTCCAAGGCCGGCGACGACGATGACAACCCGCCGCCACCGGAAGTTCATGAATTCACCTGGTATAGGAAGTTTGTCGATGGCACGTACACCCCAAGGGATCGCCGACCTGCGCAGGGGTGTACTGAGCGGCGCCCAGATAGGCGCCAAGATGACGGCGACCGCGACGGCCGGCGCGGGCGCGATGGTGGCCGTGCTCGGGAGGGCTGGGGCGCCAAGGTGCGGCGCTCGCTCTCTCGCAACACTCGTGAGCGCCACCGCGATGATGGCCAGGACCGCACCAGGGACCGCTCGGGGGGGCACCGACGGGAGGGCAACGCTGCTGTGCTTGCCCCCCTTGCATGCCCCGGCTCTGCTGCAGTTCTGCGAGGCTCGGGATCGGGTAGTGGTGAGCCAACTCGTGTCCTCGAGCTGCTGCCCGTCCAGCTGCCGGCGGAGCAGCTTGCGCGTGGGCGTAGCCCCATCCGTCACGCCTCGCCTCGCTCCTCCAGGCTGCGATCCCAAGATGAGTGCACTCCACCGGTGTCCCCGCCGCTCTCCCCAACCACGGTCCTGCCGCCAAGCCCTGCTTCTAAACGTGACGAGACcaggagctccctcctgttgggTGCGACTCATAGCCAGCCTCTGCTAGAGCTGTGCTCGCCTGAGGCCATGGTGAGGCCCCTTCCATCGCCGTCCAGGCCACCTGGCTTCCAGTCGTCGCCAACGCCGCCGCTGGTCTGCGTCGGCACCATGAGGCGTACCCCCTCCCCAGTGCACCGTCGCGCCGCACAAGACGGAGTGGAGACCCTGGCGCCCATCTTCGAGGAGCGGCAGCTGGGCATCCTCGCCCCTCCTGCGTCGCCTCGTCCCAGCCCTCCAGTGGCTCGTCGGAAGACCCTGGCAGGAGTTAAAATCTCCAACAAGGGCGGCCTCTCACTGCAAAGGATCAAACGAGCGGGTGCAGGTGTTGTTGCAGCTCCAGCAGCCAAGGTGGCGGAGAAGCTCATCTGTCGCACAATGGGAATCACAAGAGATGGAGAAGATGTTACTGAGGCTACCTTGAACGACTTCACAGCCAAGTTTAAGGAGCAGCTGGCTCCAGAGGTGATCATGGCCATGAGGGAGTTCTTCCACCTTGTTGATGCTGCTGTCAACGGTGTCGAGGATGCATTGCTGGACCATGGTGGTGAGGGTGCGCTGGAGCTTGCTCAAGAGGGCCATCTAGCACAGGAAGTCGTGGGATCGCAGCCGGCTACGGCTTGA
- the LOC125546379 gene encoding pectin acetylesterase 5-like isoform X2: MAPIAALLLLLLLAASGPLRPMLSGAAPLEPVAVSLLAGAQEKGAVCLDGTPPGYHLQRGSGDGSGSWLLHLEGGGWCSTLKDCSGRRMSVLGSSNFMKPLQFAGHGIFDSDEIYNPDFYNWNKVYVRYCDGASFAGDAEGQAQDGTTVYFRGLRIYEAVIGELMEKGLANATQVLFTGCSAGGLATILHCDDFSARFPQQVSVKCFADAGFFLDVKDISGERSFWSFYNRVVQLQNVRQVLHKDCLANKDPTECFFPTELIKSIRTPMFILNSAYDSWQIQNVLLPSSSSPEKSWLSCKDNIGNCNSTQIKVLDEIRNTMINDLKVINDKAEWGMFIDSCFTHCQTLFRISWSSPTSPRLGNKNIAKVVGDWYFGRSQGVKEIDCEYPCNPTCNSLPPP, encoded by the exons ATGGCGCCAATAGCGGCCCTGCTCCTGCTCCTGCTGCTGGCTGCTTCCGGCCCTCTTCGTCCTATGCTATCCGGCGCAGCGCCGCTGGAGCCCGTAGCGgtcagcctcctcgccggcgcaCAGGAAAAGGGAGCAGTGTGCTTGGACGGTACCCCGCCGGGGTACCACCTGCAGAGAGGCTCTGGTGATGGATCCGGCAGCTGGCTCCTCCATCTAGAG GGGGGAGGCTGGTGCAGCACACTCAAGGATTGTTCTGGTCGCAGAATGTCTGTTCTTGGTTCATCAAACTTCATGAAACCACTACAGTTCGCCGGTCATGGGATTTTTGACAGTGACGAGATATATAATCCTG ATTTCTACAACTGGAATAAAGTCTATGTGCGGTATTGCGATGGGGCGTCATTTGCTGGGGATGCAGAAGGTCAAGCGCAG GATGGAACCACAGTTTACTTCAGAGGGTTGCGCATCTATGAAGCAGTTATTGGCGAACTCATGGAAAAAGGACTCGCCAATGCCACACAG GTGCTCTTTACAGGTTGTTCTGCCGGAGGTCTAGCCACGATACTGCATTGCGATGATTTTAGTGCACGGTTTCCACAGCAGGTTTCAGTTAAATGCTTTGCGGATGCTGGGTTTTTTCTTGACGT AAAGGATATTTCTGGAGAAAGGTCCTTTTGGTCTTTCTACAACCGAGTTGTGCAGCTCCAG AATGTTAGACAAGTGTTGCACAAGGACTGCCTTGCCAACAAGGACCCAACCGAG tGTTTCTTCCCCACAGAGCTTATTAAGAGCATCCGCACCCCCATGTTTATTCTCAACTCTGCGTATGATTCATGGCAG ATACAGAATGTTCTCCTACCGAGTTCATCTTCCCCTGAAAAGTCGTGGTTGAGTTGCAAGGACAATATCGGAAACTGCAATTCAACCCAAATTAAAGTTCTTGATG AAATCAGGAACACAATGATCAATGATTTGAAGGTCATCAATGATAAGGCAGAATGGGGCATGTTCATTGATTCATGCTTCACTCACTGCCAAACGCTCTTTCGCATCTCTTGGAGTTCACCAACATCCCCAAGGCTGGGAAATAAG AATATTGCAAAGGTTGTTGGAGATTGGTACTTTGGAAGGAGCCAAGGAGTGAAAGAGATTGACTGCGAGTATCCATGCAATCCAACATGCAATAGTCTGCCACCACCATGA
- the LOC125546379 gene encoding pectin acetylesterase 5-like isoform X1, with protein MAPIAALLLLLLLAASGPLRPMLSGAAPLEPVAVSLLAGAQEKGAVCLDGTPPGYHLQRGSGDGSGSWLLHLEGGGWCSTLKDCSGRRMSVLGSSNFMKPLQFAGHGIFDSDEIYNPDFYNWNKVYVRYCDGASFAGDAEGQAQDGTTVYFRGLRIYEAVIGELMEKGLANATQVLFTGCSAGGLATILHCDDFSARFPQQVSVKCFADAGFFLDVRKDISGERSFWSFYNRVVQLQNVRQVLHKDCLANKDPTECFFPTELIKSIRTPMFILNSAYDSWQIQNVLLPSSSSPEKSWLSCKDNIGNCNSTQIKVLDEIRNTMINDLKVINDKAEWGMFIDSCFTHCQTLFRISWSSPTSPRLGNKNIAKVVGDWYFGRSQGVKEIDCEYPCNPTCNSLPPP; from the exons ATGGCGCCAATAGCGGCCCTGCTCCTGCTCCTGCTGCTGGCTGCTTCCGGCCCTCTTCGTCCTATGCTATCCGGCGCAGCGCCGCTGGAGCCCGTAGCGgtcagcctcctcgccggcgcaCAGGAAAAGGGAGCAGTGTGCTTGGACGGTACCCCGCCGGGGTACCACCTGCAGAGAGGCTCTGGTGATGGATCCGGCAGCTGGCTCCTCCATCTAGAG GGGGGAGGCTGGTGCAGCACACTCAAGGATTGTTCTGGTCGCAGAATGTCTGTTCTTGGTTCATCAAACTTCATGAAACCACTACAGTTCGCCGGTCATGGGATTTTTGACAGTGACGAGATATATAATCCTG ATTTCTACAACTGGAATAAAGTCTATGTGCGGTATTGCGATGGGGCGTCATTTGCTGGGGATGCAGAAGGTCAAGCGCAG GATGGAACCACAGTTTACTTCAGAGGGTTGCGCATCTATGAAGCAGTTATTGGCGAACTCATGGAAAAAGGACTCGCCAATGCCACACAG GTGCTCTTTACAGGTTGTTCTGCCGGAGGTCTAGCCACGATACTGCATTGCGATGATTTTAGTGCACGGTTTCCACAGCAGGTTTCAGTTAAATGCTTTGCGGATGCTGGGTTTTTTCTTGACGT CAGAAAGGATATTTCTGGAGAAAGGTCCTTTTGGTCTTTCTACAACCGAGTTGTGCAGCTCCAG AATGTTAGACAAGTGTTGCACAAGGACTGCCTTGCCAACAAGGACCCAACCGAG tGTTTCTTCCCCACAGAGCTTATTAAGAGCATCCGCACCCCCATGTTTATTCTCAACTCTGCGTATGATTCATGGCAG ATACAGAATGTTCTCCTACCGAGTTCATCTTCCCCTGAAAAGTCGTGGTTGAGTTGCAAGGACAATATCGGAAACTGCAATTCAACCCAAATTAAAGTTCTTGATG AAATCAGGAACACAATGATCAATGATTTGAAGGTCATCAATGATAAGGCAGAATGGGGCATGTTCATTGATTCATGCTTCACTCACTGCCAAACGCTCTTTCGCATCTCTTGGAGTTCACCAACATCCCCAAGGCTGGGAAATAAG AATATTGCAAAGGTTGTTGGAGATTGGTACTTTGGAAGGAGCCAAGGAGTGAAAGAGATTGACTGCGAGTATCCATGCAATCCAACATGCAATAGTCTGCCACCACCATGA